The following proteins are co-located in the Aquarana catesbeiana isolate 2022-GZ linkage group LG02, ASM4218655v1, whole genome shotgun sequence genome:
- the LOC141129752 gene encoding odorant receptor 131-2-like, which yields MENTTFLSANLTDVSLLKTAGIVDMTCFIILVLSHCIFFYFVVVILYAFFTTAHIKEKSRYVLFIHMILNDTLYLIVAFALYVAYMYYVYIPASICYIMLTISTSTFRVTPYNLSVMSLERYVAVCFPLRHTQLCSPKSSTITLACIWAVALIFNLADIVVLGSRVGKKVFSLSVICSRASMMGTQEQGIITLCSITISFSAVALIIIYTYIQVVLVARKIGSDKSSAFKAGKTIMLHAFQLILCMMSFSSFVTETYLKKYQVFINFINYLLFMCLPRLLSPLIYGLRDDTFRKYMMTFRSSVPSMEDAYK from the coding sequence ATGGAAAATACTACTTTTCTCTCTGCCAATCTTACCGATGTGTCCTTGCTCAAAACTGCTGGCATTGTAGACATGACCTGCTTTATCATCTTAGTACTGAGTCATTGCATCTTCTTCTATTTTGTTGTGGTCATACTTTACGCTTTCTTCACCACTGCTCATATTAAGGAGAAGTCTCGCTATGTCCTCTTCATCCATATGATTCTTAACGATACCCTTTATCTCATAGTGGCCTTTGCCCTTTATGTAGCTTACATGTATTATGTTTACATCCCAGCCTCGATCTGCTACATTATGCTGACGATAAGCACATCGACTTTCCGCGTCACTCCCTACAATCTAAGTGTCATGTCTTTGGAACGCTATGTGGCAGTGTGCTTTCCGCTGAGACACACCCAGCTGTGCTCTCCAAAGAGCTCCACCATCACCCTTGCTTGTATTTGGGCAGTAGCGTTGATATTTAACCTGGCAGACATTGTTGTCCTGGGCTCCAGGGTTGGGAAGAAAGTCTTCTCTCTGTCTGTGATTTGTAGCCGAGCGTCAATGATGGGGACTCAGGAACAAGGCATCATCACACTCTGTAGCATCACCATTAGCTTTTCTGCGGTAGCACTCATCATCATCTACACTTATATACAGGTGGTGCTGGTTGCACGAAAGATCGGCTCTGACAAGTCATCGGCTTTCAAGGCTGGAAAGACGATCATGCTTCATGCATTTCAGCTGATATTATGTATGATGTCCTTCAGCTCTTTTGTCACCGAAACCTACCTGAAAAAGTATCAAgtctttattaattttattaattatcTGCTCTTCATGTGTCTTCCCCGGCTTCTAAGCCCATTAATCTATGGACTGAGAGATGATACCTTCCGCAAGTATATGATGACATTCCGATCGTCAGTACCATCAATGGAAGATGCTTATAAGTAA